CCAATACGTCCCACACCTTCAACGTTTTGTCTtccgacgctgtgatgagacaTCCTGGGCAGTAAGCACTCAGTGCAAGGCCAGTGACACCCTTACTGTGGGCTGAGAGTGTGAATACGGCTTGGTCTGTACGGGCATCAAAACCATACACAAAACCATTGTCTGTGCTAACGTAGAAGTAAAATGGATCAAAGTGGTTCCACAAGACTTTCTCTACTTCACCGTCAACAGTCCACGACTTGAAGCTGGCGTCGGTATTTCGGCAGTCCCAAAGCTTGACTGTATTGTCGCATGCGCCTGTTAGCATAGTGTGACTTTCAAAAGGATGCCAAGCAACAGATTGAACTTTCTCTTTGTGTGCTGAGAGGCACCTAGCCGGAACACCCGTGTCCAAGTCCCACACGAGTGCTTTGTTGTCAGCAGATCCACTGGCAAGCAGATGCCGAACTTGCTTATTCCACGACAGGCTCAGGACGGCATCACTGTGCCTCATGGTTGCCTTGGCGCCAGTTGCCTTTTTCTTCTTCGCTTTCTTGCCTAACTTGTACGCAGGCTCCAAGCTGTCCACAAGGTCCAAGTCCCAAACGCTGATCACAGGAGTCATGTCCCCCACGGCTAAGTAATTGCCAGGATTCGCGTCCGTTGGGTCAAAATTCATCCATTCCAAGCACAGCGGATAAGCAGGTAGCATTATGTCATGGTGTACGTAGAGATGCTCTTCCTGATGGTTGTTGACGTATACCTCAATTGTCGCGCACGTATCTTCATCTACACGTGCCACCGCAATCAAGTTGTCGGTGGATCTTATAGTGAAGTCGTCtatttcttcttcactgtcttCGCCGTCTTGAGGGTCCAAGTAGGGGTCGTCTGCGTTGTTTGCGTACACGGCAAGTTCAGCCAGATTACCCATTTGCGCCGCACTGTCTTCATCATCATAGGTATCCAAACCATACTTCGCTGTAATGTCATCTTCACACGCTCCTTCGTTACCGTCCTCGAGGTCGCCGTCACCGTCCATGTTTTTGTTGTCGTTTTTGTGTTTACCCTTTTCTATCAGCTCCTTCAGCTGCTCGCTGAGTAATCTTACTTTCTCGGGGTTTGCTTTAGCCACTCCTCGAGGAACCCAGGTGACACACGGGACAAAATTCATTGCAAATTTAGATGCGCTAGCCACGAATGACGAACACGCGGACACAGCAAAAATAAGGGCCTAatgaattggattggattggatttcaGGCTGTTGGGCTAAACTAAAACCCCTAAaaacgttttctctctcttttttttttattccgagtAAGTCGTCGCTAGTGCTAAGTCGTCGCTAGTGCGAGAACAATCGTTACTTTTGGCATTTAAAAAAAGGTTTTGCAAAGAAATGTGTTTACACTTGCAAGTGGTTTTGTCTGTCGTGCAGTCTTTGAAACGGTACATTTACACTTGTCAAGTACGCTCTAATTTACACGGTCTGAGTAGAGTCGAAACTAGTCCAAATCGTATCCAGCTGGTTGACTGGGCTTGCGCGATATTATTGCTCAGCAATCAGCTGGCAGTCTGTATAGTCATCGAAATCATTTATTATGTAGTTAAAAGTGCAGTCGAATTCACTCTGATTAATCCAGATACATAAATTAAAAGGAGACGCGCAGGCAAGCTTTAATCGGTACTGTATGCCGCGGCAAAACTTGCATGAGCGGTGCCTGGCATGAGTGAAATTATGGCAGAACTGCCTCAGCTGGGTAAACACTGTCACGTGGAATCATGCAATCGTTTAGGTGGGTGGATCAACT
This Dermacentor albipictus isolate Rhodes 1998 colony chromosome 1, USDA_Dalb.pri_finalv2, whole genome shotgun sequence DNA region includes the following protein-coding sequences:
- the nclb gene encoding periodic tryptophan protein 1 homolog, whose protein sequence is MNFVPCVTWVPRGVAKANPEKVRLLSEQLKELIEKGKHKNDNKNMDGDGDLEDGNEGACEDDITAKYGLDTYDDEDSAAQMGNLAELAVYANNADDPYLDPQDGEDSEEEIDDFTIRSTDNLIAVARVDEDTCATIEVYVNNHQEEHLYVHHDIMLPAYPLCLEWMNFDPTDANPGNYLAVGDMTPVISVWDLDLVDSLEPAYKLGKKAKKKKATGAKATMRHSDAVLSLSWNKQVRHLLASGSADNKALVWDLDTGVPARCLSAHKEKVQSVAWHPFESHTMLTGACDNTVKLWDCRNTDASFKSWTVDGEVEKVLWNHFDPFYFYVSTDNGFVYGFDARTDQAVFTLSAHSKGVTGLALSAYCPGCLITASEDKTLKVWDVLDHKPVFVFEKEGLNVGSVLTLASSPDEPFVIAIGGDDKSLGFAVVDLKEWTALNCFEGRKLLRAEMQTDDMETDAPSGALGGLSLDN